The following are from one region of the Isoalcanivorax indicus genome:
- a CDS encoding acyltransferase — MNIIHHLRAVLALTLIAVNTLILAIPLYLLTLVKLAIRREGLQVTLSRWLVRIAELWMSVNNTVIALISRPRFHVEGTESLRYDDWYLATSNHQSWADILIMQKVFNRRVPILKFFLKQELLKVPVLGHAWWALDFPFMKRHTREEIEKNPSLKGKDLETTRKACEKFAYFPTSVMNFFEGTRFTPAKHDQQQSPYKYLLKPKAGGTAFTLGAMGGKLKTLLDVTIIYPKDAPRSLNAFLGGAIRDIQVVVQIRDIPAWTAEGDYENDPAFRARFQQWISELWAEKDALLQARLDT, encoded by the coding sequence ATGAATATTATCCATCACCTGCGCGCTGTACTGGCCCTCACCCTGATCGCCGTGAATACGCTGATCCTGGCCATCCCCCTGTACCTGCTGACCCTGGTCAAGCTGGCCATTCGTCGCGAGGGCCTCCAGGTCACCCTGTCGCGCTGGCTGGTGCGCATTGCCGAGCTGTGGATGTCGGTGAACAATACGGTGATCGCCCTGATCAGCCGCCCCCGCTTTCATGTCGAAGGCACCGAGTCCCTGCGTTACGACGACTGGTATCTGGCCACCAGCAATCACCAGTCCTGGGCCGATATCCTGATCATGCAGAAGGTGTTCAACCGCCGGGTGCCGATTCTCAAGTTCTTCCTCAAGCAGGAACTGCTCAAGGTGCCGGTGCTGGGCCACGCCTGGTGGGCACTGGATTTCCCCTTCATGAAGCGCCATACCCGCGAGGAAATCGAGAAAAACCCGAGCCTCAAGGGCAAGGACCTGGAAACCACCCGCAAGGCCTGCGAGAAATTTGCCTACTTCCCCACCTCGGTGATGAACTTCTTCGAGGGCACACGCTTCACCCCGGCCAAGCATGACCAGCAGCAATCGCCCTACAAGTATCTGCTCAAACCGAAAGCCGGCGGCACCGCCTTCACCCTCGGCGCCATGGGCGGGAAATTGAAAACCCTGCTGGATGTGACCATTATCTATCCCAAGGATGCACCGCGATCGCTGAATGCCTTCCTCGGCGGCGCCATTCGTGACATCCAGGTGGTAGTGCAGATACGGGATATCCCCGCCTGGACTGCCGAGGGGGACTACGAAAACGACCCGGCCTTCCGGGCCCGTTTCCAGCAATGGATTTCCGAACTGTGGGCCGAAAAGGACGCACTGTTACAGGCTCGTCTGGATACCTGA
- a CDS encoding DUF4124 domain-containing protein encodes MGRKGRTVTGSSGYLSSALALLWLLAPLTAPASALYRWQDHDGRWHFSDRAPDHDLVEDLSERYRQPDAPDIRIETRDYTLSPALRQRLELSITRIFTIYRQALSVTPPTDTPFDILLYGDAEAYRAYARATAPQLENPAGFFNGQTRRITALALPDHDALLRLITHECSHAISATQGGYVPIWLNEGLAEYFSQLQLYGMTAEVPVADHWLRQLRRQPLAADTLRRTVDAPPKDWQAAAGSGHSYAVSWSLVWFLMDSPEGRELLRTLLARVADDPRPLLHSVELIDAHWPGGFNALEQAWRQWLPRASGRHRY; translated from the coding sequence GTGGGCCGAAAAGGACGCACTGTTACAGGCTCGTCTGGATACCTGAGCAGCGCTCTGGCGCTGCTGTGGCTGCTGGCGCCGCTGACGGCGCCCGCCAGCGCCCTGTACCGCTGGCAGGATCACGACGGCCGCTGGCATTTTTCTGACCGCGCCCCCGATCATGACCTGGTGGAAGACCTGTCCGAGCGCTACCGCCAGCCGGACGCTCCGGATATCCGTATCGAGACCCGCGATTACACCCTGTCCCCGGCACTGCGCCAGCGCCTTGAGCTGTCCATCACCCGTATCTTCACCATCTACCGCCAGGCCCTGAGCGTTACGCCGCCCACCGACACCCCTTTCGACATACTGCTTTACGGCGACGCCGAGGCCTATCGTGCCTATGCCCGCGCCACCGCGCCGCAACTGGAAAACCCTGCCGGCTTCTTCAACGGCCAGACCCGCCGTATCACGGCACTCGCCCTGCCTGATCACGATGCCCTGCTGCGCCTGATCACGCACGAGTGTTCCCACGCCATCTCTGCCACCCAGGGCGGCTATGTGCCGATCTGGCTGAATGAGGGGCTGGCCGAATACTTTTCCCAACTGCAGCTCTACGGCATGACCGCCGAGGTCCCGGTGGCCGATCACTGGCTGCGCCAGCTGCGCCGCCAGCCGCTTGCCGCCGATACCCTGCGGCGCACCGTGGACGCCCCGCCCAAAGACTGGCAAGCCGCAGCGGGCTCGGGCCACAGCTACGCCGTCAGCTGGTCACTGGTCTGGTTCCTGATGGACAGCCCGGAGGGTCGCGAGCTGCTGCGCACCCTGCTGGCCCGCGTGGCCGACGACCCACGCCCGTTGCTGCACAGCGTGGAACTCATCGACGCGCACTGGCCCGGCGGCTTCAACGCCCTCGAACAGGCCTGGCGGCAATGGCTGCCGCGCGCCAGCGGTCGGCATCGGTACTAG
- a CDS encoding ABC transporter permease — MPAALTRPWRDPAFRILALALAIAALSLASVVLLRAELEQRFDVRTAEVLGGDLVLAGSYPADDAQRALLAALRQTEIADFPTVLVHDDDMLLVSARAAGDDYPLYGQLGVADDRFAATHGIDHGPVPGELWVADQVLDRLGVALGDTVTVGRQPLTVTQIIRQEPDQGAGFYSMNPRILFHRDDLTATGILGPGTRVDYRLLLAGDTTEVARAAQALPDTLREDQRLDTVADAATRSMGPMRQLTLWVSLGVLLVSLLCGAAIYLATTQRVRRRARMAALLRSFGARRRQVLTRLLGEEAWAVVPAVLTGTLLGIALMLGLRRALGWDGPLAAGVADWLTLLLGPMVLWLAFALPRLSALVRTPAMQVLNDRLAPRQLAGVIELAAALGAPVLLAALLTGSLAELAQLLTLLVVLGALLPALLWPLLKLLDIASARLPLAARLAVRRLSRRPGLTLPLLASLTVALAVLGMAGQTGNQLLSDWRQKLPDDAPNHFVFNLFDDDLPAFADWLREHEARPQPAYPVVRGRLSEINGVPVREAVTKEDDQTERTLNRDLILTEADALPPSNRIAAGRWQADATGEVSVEQELAERLGLGLDDVVQFTTSQGIVSARITSIREVDWESFEPNFYFMFAGDGLAGQDITWLTSFWLAEGDGARLARLLRAMPHITLLDVNALLDQAQDIIRQASRATGLMALLLMAAAMLVLGAALLGAQAQRGRDNALLRTLGGSRELIRRVTALECLVLGGGAALGATLIMLAALYPLGQRLFDGALPWSLWLLLPALLGLIVAMTGMALGRGALRQPPLALLRQDAG, encoded by the coding sequence ATGCCTGCAGCCCTGACGCGTCCCTGGCGCGATCCGGCGTTTCGCATCCTGGCGCTGGCGCTGGCGATTGCCGCCCTGTCGCTGGCGTCCGTGGTGCTGCTGCGCGCCGAGCTGGAACAACGATTCGATGTGCGCACTGCCGAAGTGCTCGGTGGCGATCTGGTGCTGGCGGGCAGCTACCCCGCTGACGATGCCCAGCGCGCCCTGCTGGCCGCGTTGCGGCAGACCGAGATCGCCGATTTTCCCACCGTGCTGGTGCACGACGATGACATGCTGCTGGTGTCCGCCCGCGCCGCCGGTGACGACTATCCCCTCTATGGCCAGCTGGGTGTGGCCGACGACCGTTTCGCCGCCACCCACGGCATCGACCACGGTCCGGTTCCGGGTGAACTCTGGGTCGCCGATCAGGTGCTCGACCGCCTCGGCGTGGCGCTCGGCGATACCGTTACGGTGGGCCGCCAGCCCCTGACCGTCACACAGATCATCCGCCAGGAGCCGGATCAGGGCGCCGGTTTCTACAGCATGAACCCGCGCATCCTGTTCCACCGCGATGACCTGACCGCCACCGGCATTCTCGGCCCCGGCACCCGGGTCGATTACCGGCTCCTGCTGGCCGGTGACACCACTGAAGTGGCTCGCGCCGCACAGGCCTTGCCCGACACGCTGCGCGAGGATCAGCGCCTGGACACCGTGGCCGATGCCGCCACCCGCTCCATGGGCCCGATGCGGCAACTGACCCTGTGGGTCAGCCTGGGCGTGTTGCTGGTCAGCCTGCTGTGCGGCGCCGCCATCTATCTGGCCACCACGCAAAGGGTGCGGCGCCGGGCCCGCATGGCCGCCCTGCTGCGCAGCTTCGGCGCCCGCCGTCGCCAGGTGCTGACCCGTCTGCTCGGCGAAGAAGCCTGGGCGGTGGTGCCTGCCGTCCTGACAGGCACCTTGCTGGGCATCGCCCTGATGCTCGGCCTGCGCCGCGCCCTCGGTTGGGATGGCCCGCTGGCGGCCGGTGTCGCCGACTGGCTGACCTTGCTGCTCGGGCCGATGGTGTTGTGGCTGGCGTTTGCCCTGCCCCGGCTGAGTGCGCTGGTGCGCACGCCCGCCATGCAGGTCCTGAATGATCGCCTGGCGCCGCGCCAGCTTGCCGGCGTGATCGAACTGGCGGCGGCGCTGGGCGCGCCGGTGCTGCTCGCTGCCCTGCTGACCGGCTCCCTGGCCGAACTGGCGCAACTGCTGACGCTGCTGGTGGTGCTCGGCGCCCTGCTTCCCGCCCTGCTCTGGCCGCTGCTCAAATTGCTGGATATCGCCAGCGCCAGGCTGCCGCTGGCCGCCCGCCTGGCCGTGCGACGGCTGAGCCGCCGCCCGGGCCTGACCCTGCCCTTGCTGGCCTCGCTGACGGTGGCCCTCGCCGTGCTCGGCATGGCCGGGCAGACCGGCAACCAGCTGCTCAGCGACTGGCGCCAGAAGCTGCCGGACGACGCCCCCAACCATTTTGTCTTCAACCTGTTCGACGATGATCTGCCCGCTTTTGCAGACTGGCTGCGCGAACACGAGGCACGCCCGCAACCGGCCTACCCGGTCGTGCGCGGCCGCCTGTCCGAGATCAACGGTGTGCCCGTGCGTGAGGCCGTGACCAAGGAAGACGATCAGACCGAACGCACCCTGAACCGCGACCTGATCCTGACCGAAGCCGACGCGCTGCCGCCCAGCAACCGTATCGCCGCCGGTCGCTGGCAGGCCGACGCCACCGGCGAGGTGTCGGTGGAACAGGAACTGGCCGAACGGCTCGGCCTGGGCCTGGACGATGTGGTGCAGTTCACCACCAGCCAGGGCATCGTCAGCGCCCGCATCACCAGCATCCGCGAGGTCGACTGGGAGAGCTTCGAGCCGAACTTCTACTTCATGTTTGCCGGTGACGGGCTGGCCGGGCAGGACATCACCTGGCTGACCAGCTTCTGGCTGGCCGAGGGCGATGGTGCCCGGCTCGCCCGCCTGCTGCGCGCAATGCCGCATATCACCCTGCTGGATGTGAACGCATTGCTGGATCAGGCCCAGGACATCATTCGCCAGGCCAGCCGCGCCACCGGCCTGATGGCGCTGCTGCTGATGGCCGCCGCCATGCTGGTACTGGGCGCCGCCTTGCTCGGCGCTCAGGCCCAGCGTGGCCGCGACAATGCACTGCTGCGCACTCTGGGCGGCAGCCGCGAACTGATTCGCCGGGTTACCGCACTGGAGTGTCTGGTGCTGGGCGGCGGCGCGGCGCTGGGCGCCACCCTGATCATGCTGGCCGCCCTGTATCCGCTGGGCCAACGGCTGTTCGATGGCGCCCTGCCCTGGTCGCTGTGGTTACTGCTGCCAGCCTTGCTCGGGCTGATCGTCGCCATGACCGGCATGGCCCTGGGACGCGGCGCCCTGCGCCAGCCGCCGCTGGCCCTGTTGCGGCAGGACGCCGGCTAG
- a CDS encoding DUF349 domain-containing protein → MLGKLFKPRWQHANAEHRLRAINELAPDDPQRTQILSTLARGDSAAEVRAAAAGHITDFRFLDQLVHQDPDNRVRDAAATRINQLLAGLASDGPSLDNRLRLVRLTDNPAALAFVARHSPDSICRLAAIARTQDSALLLDLAVHGEDAAMRIAAAERLTDEDSLRLLLRDGRDKKVLQHAREQLRHYQQARDAAQARRQARSNVIAELTQHATRVPDALYAARLTQLCQQWQTVTEDADSHEQQAFDSARTRCQAVIDDLQRARDEQARLTAARSEQEAALAQLEQLQDALDIDMLPEQTGSLRALLDTQQRRWEEAVAVVEPDATRSARFQTLLDDWRQALQQLHTYQNAEDALNRLTALLQTPDDGAASNDDSSERETLAAQARALDADWPSMLPRPALLTQVMALLTPKRPPPEAAPRKASGKTARSAEQDSLDALLGALQRELRQRNLRHANRLCHKAEALLAEHPDASRAARLEKLRPQLDELRDWHAFAAEPKKQALCERMDTLCAAPLDPEEQASAIQALHDEWRSLMSSDQDSDQHLWDRFKASSDRAYEPCRAHFREQDAERQANLQKREALCDQLQTLLDNQDWDKADYPALLDIRRKAPEEFRALQPVRFTDAREAGRRFSNLLKRFSDQLQRVSDTHAAILEQLASEAEALLEQDDLRRATDEAKALQQRWKNAGWVMPQQYRGLHKRFRKACDALFNRQKELRQAQRADEVQEREAAREALTRLSGLANDHDTRHDADTLKTALRELEAVAIPRRDNALQQQRQALATQLREQLAAQPRRALVEQLLSDIDAAPDAGEACNAQRTLAVALEVSADVPSPDDAREERMRWQLEQLPKAMKQQQTPDRLKACAEHLAAQRPLLGSGLAPGIRQRLRSAVQACVR, encoded by the coding sequence ATGCTCGGCAAACTGTTCAAACCGCGCTGGCAACACGCCAATGCAGAACATCGCCTGCGCGCCATCAATGAACTGGCGCCGGACGATCCGCAACGCACACAGATACTCAGTACCCTTGCCCGCGGCGACAGTGCCGCCGAGGTGCGCGCCGCAGCGGCGGGCCACATCACCGACTTCAGGTTTCTTGATCAACTGGTGCATCAGGACCCGGACAACCGCGTGCGCGACGCCGCCGCCACCCGCATCAACCAGCTGCTGGCCGGGCTGGCCAGCGACGGCCCCAGTCTGGATAACCGGCTGCGGCTGGTCCGCCTGACCGACAACCCGGCGGCATTGGCGTTCGTTGCCCGTCACAGCCCGGACAGCATCTGCCGACTGGCCGCCATCGCCCGCACGCAGGACAGCGCCCTGCTGCTGGACCTCGCCGTGCACGGCGAAGACGCCGCCATGCGCATCGCCGCTGCGGAACGACTCACCGACGAAGACAGCCTGCGTCTGTTGCTGCGCGACGGCAGAGACAAGAAGGTACTGCAACATGCGCGCGAACAACTGCGTCATTACCAGCAGGCCCGTGATGCCGCACAAGCCCGCCGCCAGGCACGCAGCAATGTGATCGCCGAGCTCACCCAGCATGCTACCCGTGTCCCGGACGCGCTCTACGCGGCACGACTGACGCAACTGTGCCAGCAATGGCAGACCGTGACCGAAGACGCCGACAGCCATGAACAGCAAGCCTTCGATAGTGCCCGCACCCGTTGCCAGGCGGTTATCGATGACCTGCAACGCGCCCGTGATGAGCAGGCGCGACTGACCGCCGCGCGCAGCGAACAGGAGGCCGCGCTGGCCCAGCTCGAACAGCTGCAAGACGCCCTGGATATCGACATGCTGCCGGAGCAGACCGGCAGCCTGCGTGCCCTGCTGGATACGCAGCAACGCCGCTGGGAAGAAGCCGTCGCCGTGGTGGAACCTGATGCGACCCGGAGCGCCCGCTTCCAGACCTTGCTCGACGACTGGCGTCAGGCGTTGCAGCAACTGCACACCTACCAGAACGCCGAGGACGCCCTGAATCGACTGACGGCGCTGTTGCAAACCCCGGACGACGGCGCAGCCTCAAACGACGACTCGTCCGAGCGCGAAACCCTCGCCGCCCAGGCCCGTGCGCTGGATGCCGACTGGCCGTCGATGCTGCCCAGACCAGCCCTGCTGACCCAGGTCATGGCGTTGCTGACGCCAAAGCGCCCGCCCCCCGAGGCAGCGCCCCGCAAGGCCAGCGGCAAGACGGCGCGCAGCGCCGAACAGGACTCCCTGGACGCCCTGCTGGGCGCGCTGCAACGCGAACTGCGCCAGCGCAACCTGCGCCATGCCAACCGGCTGTGCCACAAGGCCGAAGCCCTGCTGGCCGAGCATCCCGATGCCAGCCGTGCAGCGCGGCTGGAGAAACTGCGCCCGCAACTGGACGAATTGCGTGACTGGCATGCCTTCGCGGCCGAACCGAAAAAGCAGGCGCTGTGCGAACGCATGGACACCCTGTGTGCCGCGCCGCTGGACCCGGAAGAGCAGGCCAGCGCCATCCAGGCCCTGCACGATGAATGGCGCAGCCTGATGTCTTCGGACCAGGACAGTGACCAGCACCTGTGGGATCGCTTCAAGGCGTCATCCGATCGCGCCTACGAACCTTGCCGCGCGCATTTTCGTGAACAGGATGCCGAACGCCAGGCCAACCTGCAGAAACGCGAGGCCCTGTGCGATCAGTTGCAAACCCTGCTGGACAACCAGGACTGGGACAAGGCCGACTACCCCGCCTTGCTCGATATTCGCCGCAAGGCGCCGGAAGAATTCCGCGCATTGCAGCCGGTGCGCTTTACCGACGCACGGGAGGCAGGCCGACGCTTCAGCAACCTGCTGAAACGTTTTTCCGATCAGTTGCAGCGCGTCAGCGATACCCATGCCGCCATCCTGGAACAACTGGCCAGCGAGGCGGAAGCCTTGCTGGAGCAGGACGACCTGCGCCGCGCCACGGACGAGGCCAAAGCCCTGCAGCAGCGCTGGAAAAATGCGGGCTGGGTGATGCCGCAGCAGTACCGAGGCCTGCACAAGCGATTCCGCAAGGCCTGTGATGCTCTGTTTAACCGTCAGAAGGAACTCCGCCAGGCGCAACGTGCCGACGAGGTCCAGGAGCGCGAGGCCGCTCGCGAGGCCCTGACCCGGCTGTCGGGTCTTGCCAACGACCACGACACCCGCCACGACGCAGACACTCTGAAGACCGCACTGCGGGAACTCGAAGCTGTCGCCATCCCGCGCCGCGACAATGCCCTGCAGCAACAACGCCAGGCACTGGCCACGCAACTGCGTGAACAACTCGCCGCCCAACCACGCCGGGCACTGGTGGAACAGTTACTGTCCGATATTGATGCGGCGCCGGATGCCGGCGAGGCGTGCAACGCGCAGCGTACCCTGGCCGTCGCCCTGGAGGTGAGCGCAGACGTGCCCAGCCCCGACGATGCACGCGAAGAAAGGATGCGCTGGCAGCTGGAACAATTACCGAAAGCCATGAAGCAGCAACAGACCCCGGATCGCCTGAAGGCCTGTGCCGAACACCTTGCCGCACAGCGCCCTCTGCTCGGCAGCGGCCTGGCGCCGGGCATTCGTCAACGGCTGCGCAGCGCCGTGCAGGCCTGCGTCCGCTAG
- a CDS encoding ABC transporter ATP-binding protein, with amino-acid sequence MTSTPILTADHLGKRVPGPEGELTLLDHIALQVQPGESVAITGPSGSGKSTLLGILAGLDRPSDGEVRLDGEPFSALDEDQRALRRGALCAFVFQSFHLVSDLNVLENVMLPLEIKGTRQPAQVARQWLERVGLGHRLRHFPTTLSGGEQQRVALARAFAVAPRLLFADEPTGSLDHANGQRVIELLFDMNREAGTALVLVTHDDQLAARCQRHLRLEEGRLLTPEPV; translated from the coding sequence ATGACGTCTACTCCAATCCTTACTGCCGACCACCTCGGCAAACGGGTTCCGGGCCCGGAAGGCGAACTGACCCTGCTGGACCATATCGCATTACAGGTGCAACCCGGTGAAAGCGTGGCCATCACCGGCCCCAGTGGCAGTGGCAAGTCTACCTTGCTTGGCATTCTGGCGGGACTCGATCGTCCCAGCGACGGTGAAGTGCGCCTCGACGGCGAGCCTTTCAGTGCGCTGGATGAAGATCAGCGCGCCCTGCGCCGGGGCGCGCTGTGCGCCTTCGTATTCCAGTCGTTTCACCTGGTCAGCGATCTCAATGTACTGGAAAACGTCATGCTGCCGCTGGAAATCAAGGGCACCCGCCAGCCTGCGCAGGTAGCACGGCAATGGCTTGAGCGTGTCGGCCTGGGCCACAGGCTCCGGCATTTTCCCACCACGCTGTCTGGCGGTGAGCAACAGCGTGTGGCCCTGGCCCGCGCCTTCGCGGTCGCGCCCCGGCTGCTGTTTGCGGATGAACCCACCGGCAGTCTGGATCATGCCAACGGCCAGCGCGTCATCGAGCTGCTGTTCGACATGAACCGCGAAGCAGGCACCGCCCTGGTGCTGGTCACCCACGACGACCAGCTGGCCGCGCGCTGCCAGCGCCACCTGCGCCTGGAAGAAGGCCGCCTGCTGACCCCGGAGCCCGTCTGA
- a CDS encoding CaiB/BaiF CoA transferase family protein: MAGPLSTLKVLDFSALLPGPFGTLVLADLGADVLRVESPTRPDMVRMLPPMDEGVSAVHGYLNRSKRSVAVDLKKAEGVEVIRRLVQDYDIVVEQFRPGVMDRLGVGYEALRAINPGLIYCSITGYGQTGPYRDRAGHDLNYLSIAGMTGYNGRRDSGPAPMAFQVADVAGGSCHAVMAILAAVIHRQATGEGQHIDISMTDAAFSLHALTAPPALVGGEDPQLERTQLNGGSFYDCYETRDGRWFSVAGIEPQFFMQFCQAIGRPDLAGKGLAMAPEIVAEVKAGIAEAMKQKDYSEWLDIFAAIDACVEPVLSLSEACEHPQLKAREMLVDVPMGEGRTQRQVASPMRFSVSKPEYRFAGTRLGVHTAEVLTAQGFSEEDIAALRKSGAIL; encoded by the coding sequence ATGGCTGGTCCACTTTCTACCCTCAAAGTCCTTGATTTCAGCGCCTTGCTGCCCGGACCCTTCGGCACGCTGGTGCTGGCCGACCTGGGCGCGGATGTGCTGCGGGTGGAATCACCGACCCGGCCCGACATGGTGCGCATGTTGCCGCCGATGGACGAGGGCGTCTCTGCGGTGCACGGCTACCTGAACCGCTCCAAGCGTTCGGTGGCGGTAGACCTGAAGAAGGCCGAAGGCGTCGAGGTCATCCGTCGTCTGGTGCAGGATTACGACATCGTGGTCGAGCAGTTCCGTCCCGGGGTCATGGACCGGCTGGGCGTGGGCTATGAGGCGTTGCGGGCGATCAATCCCGGGCTGATCTACTGCTCGATCACCGGCTACGGCCAGACCGGCCCCTACCGGGATCGGGCCGGGCATGACCTGAACTACCTGTCGATCGCCGGCATGACCGGCTACAACGGTCGGCGCGACAGTGGCCCGGCGCCGATGGCGTTTCAGGTGGCCGATGTGGCAGGTGGCTCCTGCCATGCGGTGATGGCCATCCTGGCGGCGGTCATCCACCGCCAGGCCACCGGTGAAGGTCAGCATATCGATATCTCCATGACGGACGCGGCCTTCAGCCTGCATGCCCTGACGGCGCCTCCGGCGCTGGTGGGTGGCGAAGATCCGCAGCTGGAGCGCACCCAGCTCAACGGCGGTTCCTTCTACGATTGCTACGAAACCCGGGACGGACGCTGGTTCTCTGTCGCGGGCATCGAGCCGCAGTTCTTCATGCAGTTCTGCCAGGCCATCGGGCGCCCCGATCTGGCGGGCAAGGGGCTGGCCATGGCGCCGGAGATCGTGGCCGAGGTGAAGGCCGGCATCGCCGAGGCGATGAAGCAGAAGGACTACAGTGAGTGGCTGGATATCTTTGCGGCCATTGATGCCTGCGTGGAGCCGGTGCTGAGCCTGTCCGAGGCCTGCGAGCATCCCCAGCTCAAGGCGCGCGAGATGCTGGTGGATGTGCCGATGGGCGAGGGCCGAACCCAGCGTCAGGTGGCGTCACCGATGCGCTTTTCGGTGTCGAAGCCGGAATACCGGTTTGCCGGCACGCGGCTGGGCGTGCATACCGCCGAGGTGCTGACAGCGCAGGGCTTCAGTGAAGAGGACATTGCTGCGTTGCGGAAATCCGGCGCAATTCTCTGA
- a CDS encoding arylesterase: MRYVLGIVFGCLSLVASADVLIVGDSISAAYGLDKEQGWVTLLQQRIDEECPGLTVNNASVSGETTAGGRARLPALLTRHAPQIVVIELGGNDGLRGQPPARMAENLRAMVAASREAGATPVLFGMLIPPNYGAAYSDLFERAFAQVAEEEQLPFKPFFLEGVGDDPRLMQSDGIHPTADAQPRLLENAWSVLAPEVARLCSARGGQ, translated from the coding sequence ATGCGGTATGTACTCGGTATTGTGTTCGGCTGTCTGAGCCTGGTGGCCTCAGCCGATGTACTGATCGTGGGGGACAGTATCAGTGCGGCGTACGGCCTTGACAAGGAACAGGGCTGGGTCACGTTGCTGCAACAGCGTATTGATGAGGAGTGTCCGGGGCTGACAGTGAATAACGCGTCGGTCAGTGGCGAGACCACGGCGGGCGGGCGCGCGCGTCTGCCTGCGTTGCTGACACGGCACGCGCCGCAGATTGTGGTGATTGAGCTCGGCGGTAACGATGGGTTGCGCGGGCAGCCGCCCGCGCGCATGGCGGAAAACCTGCGTGCCATGGTGGCTGCCAGCCGTGAGGCCGGGGCCACTCCGGTACTCTTTGGCATGTTGATTCCGCCCAATTATGGTGCGGCCTACAGCGACCTGTTCGAGCGTGCCTTTGCGCAGGTGGCGGAAGAGGAACAGCTGCCGTTCAAGCCGTTTTTCCTGGAAGGCGTAGGCGATGATCCACGGCTGATGCAGAGTGATGGCATCCATCCGACGGCTGACGCGCAACCGCGTCTGCTTGAGAACGCCTGGTCGGTGCTGGCACCTGAAGTGGCGCGTCTGTGCTCGGCGCGGGGAGGGCAATAA
- a CDS encoding DUF924 family protein — translation MFETSGFEVKPLWQPVLAFWFGEDMKSEDTKSAWPAPFFEQRWFAGGAALDAEITEQFGGLVDAALCSELVDWESKPLSRLALILLLDQFARNVYRGTAQAFAGDHRAVTLVNEGLAIGMDKGLPWAGRVFFYMPLMHAEDLDLQQRGIDCFERARAEAPEAIREKLASNIRFAREHADIIERFGRFPYRNAVLGRESTAAELAFLEKGPRYGQ, via the coding sequence ATGTTCGAGACGTCCGGGTTTGAGGTCAAACCCCTGTGGCAACCGGTGCTGGCATTCTGGTTCGGCGAGGATATGAAGAGCGAGGATACGAAAAGCGCGTGGCCCGCGCCGTTCTTCGAGCAACGCTGGTTCGCTGGCGGCGCTGCCCTGGATGCGGAGATCACGGAACAGTTCGGTGGTCTGGTGGACGCTGCGCTTTGCAGTGAGCTGGTGGACTGGGAAAGCAAACCGCTTTCGCGACTGGCATTGATCCTGTTGCTGGATCAGTTCGCACGCAATGTGTATCGCGGTACGGCACAGGCCTTCGCCGGCGATCACCGTGCTGTGACGCTGGTCAATGAGGGGCTGGCCATCGGCATGGACAAGGGGTTGCCGTGGGCCGGGCGGGTGTTTTTCTACATGCCGTTGATGCACGCGGAAGACCTGGATCTGCAACAGCGCGGCATCGACTGCTTCGAGCGCGCCCGGGCCGAGGCACCTGAGGCCATCAGGGAAAAGCTGGCGAGCAATATTCGCTTCGCACGCGAGCATGCCGACATCATCGAACGGTTCGGCCGCTTTCCTTACCGCAATGCGGTGTTGGGGCGGGAGAGTACGGCGGCCGAGCTGGCCTTTCTCGAAAAAGGCCCGCGCTACGGACAATAG